From Paenibacillus polymyxa, the proteins below share one genomic window:
- a CDS encoding class I SAM-dependent methyltransferase: protein MTEFWESSFIENQMMWGFEPSDSAILTKDFFIEKNVKNILIPGIGYGRNAKVFMDNGIHVTGIEISKTAIDLARQKGLNISIFHGSVMDMPFDNKLYDGIFCYALIHLLNKSEREKFIKDCYHQLKPNGYMVFTTISKEAPMFGKGKQLGKDYFEIMEGVNMFFYNADSIEQEFGKYGLTEISEIVEPHKNMESKPPFKFIMVKCHKEL from the coding sequence ATGACAGAATTTTGGGAATCAAGCTTTATAGAAAATCAAATGATGTGGGGCTTTGAACCTTCAGACTCAGCAATTCTGACCAAGGACTTTTTCATTGAAAAGAACGTTAAGAATATATTGATACCTGGTATTGGATATGGTAGAAATGCCAAGGTTTTTATGGACAACGGAATACATGTTACAGGTATTGAGATTTCAAAAACAGCGATTGATTTGGCAAGACAAAAAGGGCTCAATATCAGTATTTTTCATGGCTCCGTAATGGATATGCCTTTTGATAACAAGCTTTATGACGGCATATTTTGTTATGCGCTTATTCACTTATTGAATAAAAGTGAGAGAGAGAAATTTATTAAGGATTGCTATCATCAGCTAAAGCCAAATGGATATATGGTTTTTACTACTATTTCAAAGGAAGCTCCGATGTTTGGAAAGGGAAAGCAGCTAGGTAAAGACTATTTCGAGATCATGGAAGGGGTAAACATGTTTTTTTATAATGCTGACTCGATAGAACAAGAATTCGGAAAATATGGATTAACAGAAATTTCGGAAATTGTTGAGCCACATAAAAATATGGAAAGCAAACCTCCATTCAAATTTATCATGGTCAAATGTCACAAAGAGCTGTAA
- a CDS encoding slipin family protein, translating into MFKKITIKADERGLLFKKGSYHKLLLPGTYLLKTFQQEAVEILNVAESFFVPDHDIRLFLTDPLLLEQLTVIDVEDHEYVLHYEDNRFVELLTAGKYAFWNMLKEHRFVRADTRQPAIDKALGQAFLSKTPGFWKALQVASHELGFLYYDNVLQGELKPGKYYFWLSTVNTEIKTLDMRQQQMDLMGQEIMTEDKITLRLNFVCQYRIIEPLRALEFRAYEEQIYIMLQLLLREYVGTMKLDDLLKMKQEIAEYVLTRLNEQSGEYGVTFTSAGVKDIILPGDIKDILNTVLLAEKKAQANLITRREETASTRSLLNTAKLMDENSTLYRLKELEFMEKICEKIGTISLTGGNTLLEQLNTLVHMKEGQGLQ; encoded by the coding sequence ATGTTTAAGAAGATAACGATTAAAGCCGATGAGCGCGGACTGCTGTTCAAAAAAGGAAGCTACCACAAGTTGTTGCTCCCAGGTACCTACCTATTGAAGACATTTCAGCAGGAAGCTGTTGAAATTTTGAATGTAGCCGAATCATTTTTTGTACCAGATCATGATATTCGTTTGTTTTTGACAGATCCTCTATTGCTGGAGCAATTGACTGTCATCGATGTAGAGGATCATGAATATGTGCTGCATTATGAGGATAATCGGTTTGTAGAACTGCTGACAGCAGGGAAATATGCATTTTGGAACATGCTTAAGGAGCATCGTTTTGTTCGAGCAGATACCCGGCAGCCTGCAATTGATAAGGCTTTGGGGCAAGCATTCTTGTCCAAGACACCGGGCTTCTGGAAAGCCCTTCAGGTGGCCAGTCATGAATTGGGGTTTTTGTATTACGATAATGTGCTGCAAGGTGAACTGAAACCGGGCAAATATTATTTCTGGTTGTCCACGGTGAATACAGAGATCAAAACATTAGATATGCGACAGCAGCAGATGGACCTGATGGGGCAGGAAATCATGACTGAAGACAAAATCACGCTGCGCCTTAACTTCGTCTGTCAGTACCGGATCATCGAGCCGCTACGGGCGTTGGAATTCAGAGCATACGAGGAACAAATATACATTATGCTTCAACTGCTGCTGCGTGAATACGTGGGCACAATGAAGCTGGATGATTTGCTGAAAATGAAGCAGGAGATCGCGGAATATGTCTTGACACGACTGAATGAGCAGAGCGGTGAATATGGGGTTACTTTTACATCCGCAGGGGTGAAGGATATTATTTTGCCGGGGGATATCAAGGATATTCTGAATACGGTGCTATTGGCAGAGAAGAAGGCACAAGCCAACCTCATCACACGACGTGAAGAGACGGCATCCACTCGTAGTTTGCTCAATACGGCCAAGCTGATGGACGAAAACTCCACCCTCTATCGTCTCAAAGAGCTGGAATTCATGGAAAAAATCTGCGAGAAGATTGGTACGATATCGCTGACTGGCGGAAATACGCTGCTGGAGCAGCTAAACACGTTGGTTCATATGAAAGAGGGGCAGGGACTCCAATAA
- a CDS encoding chemotaxis protein CheW — protein MSEYIVCSLADKKFALNFLEVEEVMNAKKGTPLPFSEAWHEGMVTIRGDVFTILNLRKKLFLPASSDSSEDKMILLSRAKIALLVDQVEDTASAEDSQLQSNEEEWQRELFPTVMEHRGTLIPVIDMDAFLASTKTN, from the coding sequence ATGTCTGAATATATTGTGTGCAGTCTGGCGGACAAGAAGTTCGCGTTAAACTTTCTGGAAGTCGAAGAAGTTATGAATGCCAAAAAAGGGACACCGCTCCCCTTTTCCGAAGCATGGCATGAAGGAATGGTGACCATTCGTGGCGATGTATTTACAATCCTTAATCTTCGCAAAAAACTGTTTCTTCCCGCATCGAGCGACTCCTCCGAGGACAAAATGATTTTGCTCAGTCGTGCGAAGATTGCCCTGCTTGTCGATCAGGTGGAGGATACGGCATCTGCTGAAGACAGTCAGCTACAAAGCAATGAGGAAGAATGGCAACGCGAATTGTTTCCTACTGTGATGGAGCATCGGGGTACTCTCATTCCGGTGATCGATATGGACGCTTTTCTCGCATCCACCAAGACGAATTAA
- the deoC gene encoding deoxyribose-phosphate aldolase yields MNIAALIDHTLLRADATKDEITKLTAEAKKYQFASVCVNPAWVAYAAEQLAGTGVAICTVIGFPLGANTSATKAFETKDAIANGATEIDMVINIGALKARDVQLVEQDIRAVVEAAAGTLVKVIIETCLLTDEEKVLACELSVKAGANFVKTSTGFSTGGATVEDVALMRKTVGPDIGVKASGGVRSLEDVQKLVEAGASRIGASSGVKIIEGEQSTSSY; encoded by the coding sequence ATGAACATTGCAGCATTAATCGACCATACATTGTTGCGTGCAGATGCGACGAAGGATGAAATTACAAAACTGACTGCTGAGGCAAAAAAATACCAGTTTGCTTCTGTATGTGTGAATCCGGCGTGGGTAGCTTATGCAGCCGAACAGCTCGCAGGCACAGGCGTGGCTATCTGTACGGTTATCGGATTTCCACTGGGAGCCAATACATCGGCAACGAAAGCGTTTGAAACCAAAGATGCTATTGCTAACGGTGCAACTGAAATTGATATGGTAATTAACATAGGCGCTTTGAAGGCGCGTGATGTACAGCTTGTCGAGCAGGATATCCGTGCAGTTGTGGAAGCGGCTGCGGGTACACTGGTAAAAGTAATTATCGAAACCTGCCTGCTGACAGACGAAGAGAAGGTACTGGCGTGTGAGCTGTCCGTCAAAGCCGGAGCAAATTTTGTGAAAACTTCGACGGGTTTCTCTACAGGTGGAGCTACTGTGGAAGACGTAGCGTTGATGCGCAAGACAGTAGGACCTGATATTGGTGTTAAAGCTTCTGGCGGCGTACGCAGCCTGGAGGACGTACAAAAATTAGTAGAAGCTGGCGCAAGTCGGATCGGTGCAAGTTCCGGTGTGAAAATCATCGAGGGCGAGCAATCTACATCTTCCTACTAA
- a CDS encoding cytidine deaminase — MKDQLIQKALEARNQAYVPYSNFQVGAAVLGSDGTIYHGCNVENASYGLCNCAERTAIFKMVSEGCRKIDSIAVAADTEGPVSPCGACRQVISEFAHQDTKIYLTNLHGNTEEWTVDQLLPGAFRPADLGK; from the coding sequence ATGAAGGATCAATTGATTCAGAAAGCGCTTGAGGCGCGTAATCAGGCATATGTTCCGTATTCGAATTTTCAAGTGGGTGCTGCGGTTCTTGGGAGCGATGGCACGATTTATCACGGATGCAATGTGGAAAATGCCTCCTACGGCTTATGTAATTGTGCAGAGCGGACAGCGATTTTCAAAATGGTATCCGAAGGCTGCCGAAAAATTGATTCGATTGCGGTAGCAGCTGATACGGAAGGTCCTGTGTCTCCATGTGGGGCCTGTCGTCAGGTCATTTCCGAATTTGCTCATCAAGATACCAAAATTTATCTGACAAACCTTCATGGCAATACGGAAGAGTGGACGGTGGATCAATTACTGCCGGGTGCCTTTCGACCTGCGGATCTGGGGAAATAA
- a CDS encoding NupC/NupG family nucleoside CNT transporter has protein sequence MKYVIALVGLLVVFALTYVASSDKRKIRYRPLIVMVVLQAALAFVLLNTEIGEILVKGFAKGFNSLIGYAMEGINFVFGGIANEGAAPFFIGVLLPIVFISALIGILQYVKVLPFIIKYIGLVLSKVNGMGKLESYNAVASAILGQSEVFISVKKQIGLLPKHRLYTLCASAMSTVSMSIVGAYMQMLNPKYVVTALVLNLFGGFIIASIINPYKIEKEDDLLEVQEEEKQSFFEMLGEYIMDGFKVAITVAAMLIGFVALIAMVNGIFSWLFGISFQALLGYVFAPFAFVMGIPWNEAVQAGSIMATKLVSNEFVAMLDLTKQTGLSERTVGIVSVFLVSFANFSSIGIISGAVKGLHEKQGNVVARFGLKLLYGATLVSVLSATIAGLFL, from the coding sequence ATGAAATATGTAATCGCTTTGGTGGGATTGCTCGTTGTATTTGCACTTACTTACGTTGCCAGCAGTGACAAGCGTAAAATCAGGTATCGTCCGCTGATAGTTATGGTTGTTCTGCAAGCAGCGCTTGCTTTCGTATTGCTGAACACAGAGATTGGTGAAATTCTAGTCAAAGGTTTTGCAAAAGGTTTTAATAGTCTGATTGGTTATGCTATGGAAGGGATTAACTTCGTTTTTGGCGGAATTGCGAATGAAGGAGCAGCACCGTTCTTTATCGGTGTACTGCTGCCAATCGTGTTCATATCCGCACTGATTGGGATTTTACAATATGTAAAAGTGCTGCCTTTCATTATTAAATATATCGGACTTGTCTTGAGCAAAGTAAACGGAATGGGTAAACTGGAATCCTACAACGCTGTAGCTTCGGCTATCTTGGGTCAATCCGAGGTGTTTATTTCCGTTAAGAAACAAATTGGTCTGCTGCCAAAACATCGGCTGTATACATTGTGTGCATCTGCGATGTCTACGGTGTCCATGTCGATTGTGGGAGCCTACATGCAAATGTTGAACCCCAAATATGTAGTTACCGCATTGGTGCTGAACCTGTTTGGCGGCTTTATTATCGCTTCCATTATTAATCCGTACAAGATTGAGAAGGAAGACGATTTACTGGAGGTTCAAGAGGAAGAGAAGCAGTCCTTCTTCGAAATGCTCGGGGAATATATTATGGATGGTTTCAAGGTTGCTATTACGGTAGCTGCGATGCTGATCGGTTTTGTGGCGCTGATTGCCATGGTTAACGGTATTTTCTCATGGTTGTTTGGAATCAGCTTTCAGGCGCTGCTTGGTTATGTGTTTGCGCCGTTCGCCTTTGTTATGGGGATTCCGTGGAATGAGGCAGTGCAGGCGGGCAGCATTATGGCTACTAAGCTCGTATCCAACGAATTTGTGGCCATGCTGGATCTGACCAAACAAACAGGCTTGTCCGAGCGTACGGTCGGAATCGTATCGGTATTCCTCGTATCTTTTGCAAACTTCTCATCCATCGGTATCATTTCTGGGGCTGTGAAGGGTCTGCATGAAAAACAGGGAAATGTAGTGGCCCGTTTTGGTCTGAAGCTGTTGTACGGAGCGACGCTGGTTAGCGTGCTGTCGGCAACGATTGCAGGGTTGTTTTTGTAA
- the deoB gene encoding phosphopentomutase: MMSKFKRIHLVVMDSVGIGEAPDAAQFDDYDVDTLGHIARERGGLNMPNMGKLGLSNIRHIEGVPVADKPLAYYTKMQEASNGKDTMTGHWEIMGLNIAVPFRVFPDGFPDELIQRIEEHTGRKVIGNKPASGTEIIDELGEEHVKTGALIIYTSADSVLQIAAHEEVVPLKELYEICEFCRKITLEDPYMLGRIIARPFVGEAGNFSRTSNRHDYALKPFGRTTMNELKDAGLDVIALGKISDIYDGEGVTKAVRTVSNMDGMDKLVATLDEEFTGLSFLNLVDFDAVYGHRRDPQGYGQALDDYDARLPEVFAKMNDDDLLIITADHGNDPTYRGTDHTREYVPLLAYSPRFAAGGKELAVRKTFADIGATVADNFGVKLPEHGTSFLAELQ, translated from the coding sequence ATGATGTCTAAATTTAAACGGATTCACTTGGTCGTTATGGACTCGGTTGGTATCGGCGAAGCACCGGATGCTGCCCAGTTTGATGATTATGATGTAGATACACTTGGTCATATTGCGCGCGAACGCGGCGGTCTGAACATGCCGAATATGGGTAAGCTCGGTCTGTCCAACATTCGTCACATAGAAGGGGTACCGGTGGCCGATAAGCCACTCGCATATTACACCAAAATGCAGGAAGCCTCCAACGGCAAGGACACAATGACAGGTCATTGGGAAATCATGGGGTTGAATATTGCAGTTCCTTTCCGTGTATTCCCGGATGGATTTCCAGATGAGCTGATCCAGCGCATTGAGGAGCATACAGGTCGTAAAGTTATTGGCAACAAGCCAGCCAGTGGCACGGAAATCATTGACGAACTGGGCGAAGAACACGTCAAAACAGGTGCACTCATCATCTATACCTCAGCAGATTCAGTGTTGCAAATTGCGGCACACGAGGAAGTTGTACCTTTGAAGGAGCTCTATGAGATTTGTGAGTTCTGTCGTAAAATCACGCTGGAAGATCCGTACATGCTGGGTCGCATTATTGCCCGTCCGTTCGTAGGTGAAGCAGGGAACTTCTCTCGTACCTCCAATCGACATGACTATGCGCTCAAGCCATTTGGTCGTACCACAATGAACGAGCTGAAGGATGCAGGTCTGGATGTAATCGCCTTGGGTAAAATCTCTGACATTTATGACGGCGAGGGTGTAACGAAAGCAGTGCGCACAGTGTCCAACATGGACGGCATGGATAAGCTAGTGGCTACGCTGGACGAGGAATTCACCGGATTAAGCTTCTTAAATTTGGTGGACTTTGATGCTGTATACGGCCACCGCCGTGATCCGCAGGGGTACGGTCAAGCCTTGGACGATTACGATGCCCGTCTGCCCGAGGTATTCGCCAAAATGAATGATGACGATCTGCTGATCATCACCGCAGACCATGGGAATGACCCAACATATCGCGGAACGGATCATACTCGCGAATATGTGCCTTTGCTGGCATATTCCCCTCGTTTTGCTGCTGGAGGCAAGGAACTGGCGGTTCGCAAGACGTTTGCGGATATTGGGGCGACCGTAGCGGATAACTTTGGTGTAAAACTGCCTGAACACGGAACTAGCTTTTTGGCAGAGCTTCAGTAA
- the deoD gene encoding purine-nucleoside phosphorylase: protein MSVHIGAKPGEIAETILLPGDPLRAKFIAETYLEDVTCYNEVRGMLGFTGTYQGKRLSVQGTGMGLPSISIYVNELISEYGVKNLFRVGTCGGMKEHVHVRDVILAQASCTDSGMNRHIFGGYDFSPIASFPLLKGAYDRGVAKGLNMHVGNVFSSDSFYRDDKSVVQKMMEYGVLGVEMETSALYTLAAKFGVNALTILTVSDHLLTGEETTAEERQTTFKEMMEVALDTAVSL from the coding sequence ATGAGTGTACACATTGGAGCCAAACCTGGAGAAATTGCAGAAACGATTTTGCTACCAGGAGACCCGCTACGGGCGAAATTTATCGCTGAAACGTATCTGGAGGATGTGACCTGCTACAACGAGGTACGCGGAATGCTCGGATTCACGGGAACGTACCAAGGCAAACGTCTGTCTGTACAGGGAACCGGGATGGGGCTGCCTTCCATCAGTATTTATGTCAACGAACTGATTAGCGAGTATGGTGTGAAAAACTTGTTCCGTGTGGGTACTTGCGGCGGAATGAAGGAGCATGTGCACGTTCGTGACGTCATTTTGGCACAGGCATCCTGTACAGATTCCGGCATGAACCGCCATATCTTTGGCGGCTATGATTTCTCACCGATTGCCAGCTTCCCTCTCTTAAAGGGCGCTTATGATCGCGGTGTTGCCAAAGGCTTGAACATGCATGTCGGCAACGTATTCAGCTCAGACAGCTTCTACCGTGATGACAAATCAGTGGTACAAAAGATGATGGAATACGGCGTGCTGGGTGTGGAGATGGAGACTTCGGCTTTATACACGCTGGCAGCCAAGTTTGGTGTAAACGCACTGACCATTCTGACGGTAAGTGATCATTTGCTGACAGGTGAAGAAACGACGGCAGAGGAACGGCAAACCACGTTTAAAGAAATGATGGAAGTTGCACTGGATACAGCAGTATCCCTGTAA
- a CDS encoding pyrimidine-nucleoside phosphorylase translates to MRMVDLIEKKRDGKELSTEEINFIIQGYTQGEIPDYQVSALAMSIFFKDMNERERADLTMAMVHSGDTIDLSAIEGVKVDKHSTGGVGDTTTLVLAPLVAALDIPVAKMSGRGLGHTGGTIDKLEAIAGFHVEITKDEFVDLVNRSKIAVVGQSGNLTPADKKLYALRDVTATVNSIPLIASSIMSKKIAAGSDAIVLDVKTGAGAFMKTVEDAKELAHAMVSIGNNVGRKTMAVISDMSQPLGLAIGNSLEVKEAIDTLRGEGPKDLEELCMALGSQMVFLAGKADSLEDAEEKLKEVIRNGKALEKFKEFIANQGGDASVVDHPERLPQAQYLIEVPAKQDGVVAEIVADEIGTAAMLLGAGRATKESEIDLAVGLMLNKKVGDAVQKGDSLVTIHANREDVDQVLEKIYANIRIADHAEAPVLIYGTVTE, encoded by the coding sequence ATGAGAATGGTAGACTTGATTGAAAAAAAACGTGACGGAAAAGAACTGAGCACTGAGGAAATTAACTTTATTATCCAAGGCTATACTCAGGGTGAAATTCCTGATTATCAGGTCAGTGCATTGGCGATGTCTATTTTCTTCAAAGATATGAACGAACGGGAACGTGCTGATTTGACCATGGCAATGGTTCATTCAGGAGATACGATTGATTTGTCCGCAATTGAAGGTGTAAAGGTCGATAAGCACTCCACTGGTGGTGTGGGTGATACGACCACACTGGTACTGGCTCCGCTTGTAGCAGCCTTAGACATTCCAGTAGCGAAAATGTCAGGTCGCGGCCTTGGGCACACGGGCGGAACGATCGACAAGCTGGAGGCCATTGCAGGCTTTCACGTGGAGATCACTAAGGATGAATTCGTAGATTTGGTGAATCGCAGCAAAATTGCGGTCGTCGGACAAAGTGGCAACCTAACTCCTGCGGATAAAAAATTGTATGCTTTGCGTGATGTTACAGCAACGGTAAATTCGATTCCGCTGATTGCCAGCTCGATTATGAGTAAGAAAATCGCTGCCGGCTCTGATGCCATCGTACTGGATGTCAAGACAGGTGCGGGGGCATTCATGAAAACAGTAGAAGATGCCAAAGAACTGGCACATGCCATGGTAAGCATCGGGAACAATGTGGGTCGCAAGACTATGGCGGTTATTTCCGACATGAGCCAACCGTTAGGGCTGGCCATCGGGAACTCGCTGGAAGTTAAAGAAGCAATTGATACATTGCGCGGGGAAGGACCCAAAGATCTGGAAGAGTTGTGTATGGCTTTGGGCAGTCAGATGGTATTTTTGGCTGGGAAAGCAGACTCTCTCGAAGACGCTGAAGAGAAGCTCAAAGAGGTCATTCGTAACGGCAAAGCACTGGAGAAATTCAAAGAGTTTATTGCAAATCAGGGCGGCGACGCTTCTGTAGTGGATCATCCAGAACGGTTGCCACAGGCGCAGTATCTTATTGAAGTACCTGCAAAGCAGGACGGTGTGGTAGCTGAAATTGTGGCAGACGAAATCGGTACCGCTGCGATGCTGCTGGGAGCAGGTCGTGCGACCAAAGAATCCGAGATTGATTTGGCTGTCGGCTTGATGCTGAACAAAAAAGTCGGCGATGCAGTTCAAAAAGGCGATTCGCTGGTTACTATCCATGCCAACCGTGAAGACGTAGATCAAGTGCTGGAGAAAATCTACGCAAATATCCGTATTGCGGATCACGCGGAAGCACCCGTGCTGATCTACGGAACGGTGACAGAATAA
- a CDS encoding leucine-rich repeat domain-containing protein gives MFRLYSDVRGTAYERLIDYAMERADTFMLGVHNWVTEDDNGVANKDVLFEKLLQQLNPFLLSTHSYEEMRGELSIAYTPGTFYRYQCTPEAGRVLKHAASSLFSWVHPKLPEDLCFQNADGEDWIINIAHERIGRLNMDKEDADELEKLIPGVFIHKSEHHGNIDMFLNDAIRHQPDRVELMRFGLTEIPERIRKLRSLKHLTIFEQDVRTLPSALFELESLESLTIQVADLEELPADIAKLSRLKSLRVSCGCYDRPAPDYKVIPKEELAFRNVPPSIGELHQLEYLDISYSGIRTLPPEIQNLRNLRSLDIVNGLIESAPEFIYTMTWLDRFLIEDKPFHLCNHGDD, from the coding sequence ATGTTCCGATTATACAGCGATGTTCGTGGGACAGCTTATGAAAGACTGATTGATTATGCTATGGAACGGGCAGATACATTTATGCTAGGCGTACATAACTGGGTAACTGAGGATGACAATGGAGTCGCCAACAAGGATGTTTTGTTCGAGAAATTGTTACAGCAATTGAATCCTTTTTTGCTGTCCACGCACTCCTATGAGGAAATGAGGGGGGAGCTTTCCATTGCCTACACACCGGGAACCTTCTACCGGTACCAATGCACGCCTGAGGCTGGAAGAGTATTAAAGCATGCGGCGTCCAGCCTGTTTTCCTGGGTGCATCCGAAATTGCCAGAAGATTTGTGTTTCCAGAATGCCGATGGAGAGGATTGGATCATTAACATAGCTCACGAACGAATCGGTAGATTGAACATGGATAAAGAAGATGCAGATGAATTAGAAAAGCTTATCCCCGGTGTGTTTATTCACAAATCTGAACATCATGGCAATATAGATATGTTTTTGAACGATGCTATTCGGCATCAACCGGATCGAGTGGAGCTCATGCGGTTTGGCTTGACGGAGATCCCGGAACGGATTAGAAAATTGCGTTCTCTGAAGCATTTGACTATCTTTGAACAGGATGTACGAACACTACCGTCTGCATTGTTTGAATTGGAATCATTGGAGTCACTGACGATTCAAGTAGCAGATTTGGAAGAGCTACCTGCTGACATTGCCAAGTTATCCCGACTCAAAAGCCTAAGAGTCAGTTGTGGATGCTATGATCGCCCGGCACCGGACTACAAGGTGATCCCCAAGGAGGAACTGGCATTCCGAAATGTACCTCCATCAATCGGAGAGCTGCATCAACTGGAGTATCTGGATATCTCGTATAGTGGAATCCGTACACTCCCCCCTGAGATACAAAACCTGAGGAATCTGCGTTCCTTGGACATTGTGAACGGATTGATTGAATCGGCACCCGAATTTATATATACCATGACCTGGCTGGATCGCTTTCTTATAGAAGATAAGCCGTTTCATCTGTGCAATCATGGTGACGACTGA
- a CDS encoding sulfate ABC transporter substrate-binding protein, producing the protein MKRNYKTGLILGLSLVLTMVLSACGASKEGMQADGSSASGSKDVELLNVSYDPTRELYEAYNKAFAAHWEKEKGQKVTIKQSHGGSGKQSRSVQDGLDADVVTLALGYDIDALQEKGLVKEGWQSKYEHNSSPYTSTIVLLVRKGNPKGIKDWDDLTRGDVQVITPNPKTSGGARWNYLAAWAYALKKSNNDEAKAQQFVQELYKHVPVLDSGARGATTTFVERGIGDVLIAWENEALLSVKELGADKFDIVYPSISILAEPPVAVVDKVVDKKGTREVADAYLKYLYSEEGQTIAAENYYRPTLESVTAKYKDQFPNLELVTLKDVFGTWKETQQKHFSDKGIFDQIYVPGSS; encoded by the coding sequence ATGAAGAGGAATTATAAAACTGGACTTATTCTCGGACTATCTTTGGTTTTAACGATGGTGCTAAGTGCTTGCGGGGCAAGCAAGGAAGGGATGCAAGCGGATGGTAGCTCTGCTTCCGGCTCCAAGGACGTGGAGTTGCTCAATGTTTCTTATGATCCGACCCGTGAGTTGTATGAGGCATATAATAAAGCGTTTGCCGCCCATTGGGAGAAGGAGAAAGGACAGAAGGTTACGATCAAGCAATCCCACGGGGGATCTGGCAAGCAAAGCCGCTCTGTGCAGGACGGGCTGGATGCAGACGTGGTTACACTGGCTCTGGGCTATGATATTGATGCGTTACAGGAGAAAGGGCTTGTTAAAGAGGGATGGCAAAGTAAATATGAGCATAACAGTTCCCCGTACACATCAACCATCGTGTTATTGGTACGTAAAGGGAACCCGAAGGGGATCAAGGACTGGGACGATTTAACCCGCGGCGATGTACAGGTCATTACGCCAAATCCTAAAACATCGGGCGGAGCCCGCTGGAACTATCTTGCAGCCTGGGCCTATGCGCTCAAAAAGAGCAATAACGATGAAGCCAAAGCCCAGCAGTTTGTACAGGAGCTGTATAAGCATGTGCCGGTACTGGATAGCGGAGCACGTGGAGCGACGACGACTTTCGTAGAGCGTGGAATTGGCGATGTGCTGATCGCTTGGGAAAATGAAGCACTGCTGTCTGTGAAGGAGCTAGGTGCGGATAAATTCGATATCGTATATCCGTCGATCAGTATTTTGGCTGAACCTCCGGTAGCGGTGGTTGATAAAGTGGTAGATAAAAAAGGTACACGCGAGGTGGCGGACGCGTACCTGAAATATTTGTACAGTGAAGAAGGGCAGACCATTGCTGCCGAAAATTATTATCGCCCCACATTAGAGAGTGTGACGGCAAAGTACAAGGATCAATTTCCTAATCTGGAGCTTGTAACCTTGAAGGATGTATTCGGGACATGGAAAGAGACACAGCAAAAGCATTTTAGCGACAAGGGGATTTTTGACCAGATTTATGTACCTGGTAGTTCATAA
- the cysT gene encoding sulfate ABC transporter permease subunit CysT gives MSQMQATRKRVLPGFGLTMGYSVLYLSLVVLVPLSALLLNSTGLTWGKFWDVATDARVLASYKVSFLCAAAAALIDLFLGLLIAWVLVRYEFPGKRMFDAVIDLPFALPTAVAGVALTALYAQNGWIGSMFEPLGWKMAYSQTGITLALMFIGIPFVVRTVQPVLEELDKDEEEVAATLGAGRWRTFRSVIVPELVPPLLTGFALAFARGIGEYGSVVFISGNMPMKTEIAPLLIMSKLEQNDYAGATAVALMLLVISFVLLFVINSFQRWSRRRAV, from the coding sequence ATGAGTCAAATGCAAGCCACCCGAAAACGCGTACTTCCCGGTTTCGGGTTAACGATGGGTTATAGTGTGCTGTATCTCAGTCTGGTGGTGCTGGTGCCATTATCAGCACTGCTCCTGAATTCAACCGGGCTGACGTGGGGGAAATTTTGGGACGTGGCGACGGATGCCAGAGTGCTGGCTTCCTACAAGGTGAGCTTTTTGTGTGCCGCAGCCGCGGCGCTGATCGATCTGTTTCTCGGTTTATTGATCGCCTGGGTACTGGTGCGTTATGAGTTTCCAGGGAAACGAATGTTTGATGCGGTCATCGATCTGCCCTTTGCATTGCCCACGGCGGTGGCAGGGGTTGCGTTGACCGCTCTATATGCACAGAACGGCTGGATCGGCTCAATGTTCGAACCGCTTGGGTGGAAAATGGCATACTCACAGACAGGGATTACGCTCGCGTTGATGTTTATTGGCATTCCGTTCGTTGTACGGACAGTTCAGCCGGTGCTGGAGGAGCTGGACAAGGATGAGGAAGAGGTGGCTGCTACGCTGGGAGCGGGCAGATGGCGTACCTTCCGCAGCGTTATTGTGCCGGAGCTGGTACCCCCGCTGCTGACGGGTTTTGCGCTTGCCTTTGCCCGCGGCATTGGCGAGTACGGATCTGTCGTCTTCATTTCTGGCAATATGCCGATGAAGACCGAGATTGCTCCGCTGCTCATTATGTCCAAGCTGGAGCAAAATGACTACGCAGGGGCTACGGCGGTGGCATTGATGCTGTTGGTCATTTCGTTCGTACTGTTATTCGTGATTAACAGTTTTCAGCGCTGGTCACGGCGCCGTGCAGTCTAA